One genomic window of Magnolia sinica isolate HGM2019 chromosome 3, MsV1, whole genome shotgun sequence includes the following:
- the LOC131240963 gene encoding G-type lectin S-receptor-like serine/threonine-protein kinase SD2-5, whose protein sequence is MALCIFFLVILTFPFWHSSALTSFEEPSGMSRESTWFNNKSITDTIGYGDGSLARLILESNSSNPDSPVFACGFICTGTCDSYFLAVVILREINTSATDPQGGFPGVVWLANRDHPIRENGTLSLTSDGDLVLRDSDNTKIWSTDTSGMSIIGIFLQEDGNLQLYSADFPVWESFNHPTDTLLPGQNLYEGRRLIASSSAKNWSSGQYYAEMTSAGFAAFVEADRPLMYVQLMPGPYLSGRSTPTTSNTTIRYGELNPNLTPHTRGCPYTKPCGPIYENRSTTYAALDGENLALTIEKTNYSIRICPDSADGSYHYLRLGFDGHLRTYRWQKNGVLEEVYDFVVQTWDDCQYPHDCGDYGVCRGGGNCSCLKALNGSDHFKRIKGPLPNQGCSEITPLSCQSPLDRHRLVDFGNLSYFNFIDSRAADQKLKDLDGCKQACLKNCDCKAAFFKYGSNTSDGDCYLLSKILSIRANPIPGADDFNSSAFFKIQLSYSAPRLPPPRLVIPLPVKSRSKVPLAAVISGSVALLVVFIVSAICVVISRKKKKREGDHEREYFKPVLEMPRRFSYEDLRTATKDFKEKLGEGGFGSVFKGILEDGTKIAVKQLENIGQGMKEFLAEVETIGNIHHFNLVRLIGFCAERSHQLLVYEYMSNGSLDSWIFDRNKNQVLDWLTRKKIILDIAKGLAYLHEECRQRIVHLDIKPQNILLDDNFNAKVSDFGLSKLMDRDQSQVQTTMRGTPGYLAPEWQQLRVTLKVDIYSFGIVVLEIVCGRKNLDRFRSEQSKHLLRLLQEKAEENCLIDIIGGSSADMQLHREEAVKMIRLAAWCLQDDHTRRPLMSMVVKVLEGAMEVEPEISYRFCNAMVNNPTTRADSLISSNPQQASVLSAPR, encoded by the coding sequence ATGGCTCTTTGCATCTTCTTCCTCGTAATTCTCACCTTTCCTTTCTGGCATTCCTCTGCTCTCACGTCGTTTGAAGAACCTTCTGGGATGTCCAGAGAATCTACCTGGTTCAACAACAAATCGATAACTGACACCATCGGCTATGGAGATGGCTCCTTGGCGAGGTTAATCCTTGAGTCGAATAGCTCCAATCCGGACAGTCCGGTCTTCGCATGCGGATTCATCTGCACCGGCACCTGTGATTCCTATTTCCTCGCAGTTGTTATTCTCAGAGAAATCAACACCAGTGCAACCGATCCACAAGGAGGCTTTCCAGGCGTGGTTTGGTTAGCAAACAGAGATCATCCCATAAGAGAGAATGGGACGTTGTCTCTGACGTCCGATGGAGATTTAGTACTGCGAGACTCAGATAACACCAAGATCTGGTCTACTGACACGTCCGGTATGTCCATTATCGGAATTTTCCTTCAAGAAGATGGAAATCTTCAGCTTTACAGTGCCGACTTCCCGGTTTGGGAGTCGTTTAATCACCCGACCGACACATTGCTCCCCGGTCAGAACTTATATGAGGGCCGTCGGCTTATTGCCAGTTCCTCAGCTAAGAATTGGAGCAGTGGGCAGTACTACGCTGAGATGACTTCTGCTGGTTTCGCTGCGTTCGTTGAAGCAGATCGACCATTGATGTATGTTCAGTTGATGCCGGGTCCATATCTTAGTGGAAGATCGACTCCAACTACTTCAAATACGACAATTAGGTACGGGGAATTGAATCCAAATCTGACTCCGCATACCAGAGGTTGTCCATATACAAAACCATGCGGACCGATTTATGAAAACAGATCAACAACTTATGCAGCACTGGATGGTGAAAACCTCGCCCTCACCATTGAAAAAACCAACTATAGTATTCGGATATGTCCTGACTCTGCCGACGGATCCTATCACTACCTGAGGCTGGGTTTCGATGGGCATTTGAGGACTTATCGGTGGCAGAAAAACGGTGTTTTGGAAGAGGTTTATGATTTCGTAGTTCAAACTTGGGATGACTGCCAGTACCCTCACGATTGTGGCGACTATGGAGTTTGCAGAGGAGGCGGCAATTGCAGTTGTCTGAAAGCGCTAAATGGGTCGGACCACTTCAAGCGAATCAAAGGACCATTGCCAAACCAGGGATGCTCTGAAATCACTCCTTTGTCTTGCCAGAGTCCATTAGATCGTCATCGTCTTGTGGATTTTGGAAACCTTTCCTACTTCAACTTCATCGATTCACGTGCTGCCGATCAGAAGTTGAAAGATCTAGATGGATGCAAGCAGGCATGTTTGAAAAACTGTGATTGCAAAGCTGCTTTCTTCAAGTATGGCAGCAACACTTCCGATGGAGACTGCTATTTGCTGTCCAAGATCTTGTCGATACGAGCAAACCCAATACCAGGCGCCGACGATTTCAATTCATCTGCATTCTTCAAGATTCAACTCTCTTACTCAGCACCACGTCTTCCGCCTCCTCGGTTGGTGATTCCACTACCTGTTAAGTCCAGAAGCAAGGTGCCTTTAGCTGCAGTAATATCAGGGTCTGTAGCATTGCTAGTTGTTTTTATTGTATCTGCTATCTGCGTTGTGatttcaaggaagaagaagaagagagagggagatcatgAAAGGGAATATTTCAAACCAGTACTGGAAATGCCTCGGAGATTCTCTTATGAGGACCTGCGTACTGCAACGAAAGATTTCAAGGAAAAGCTTGGAGAAGGAGGATTTGGATCCGTGTTTAAAGGAATTCTGGAAGATGGAACAAAAATTGCAGTGAAACAATTGGAAAACATAGGACAAGGAATGAAGGAGTTCTTGGCGGAGGTTGAAACAATAGGCAACATCCACCATTTCAATCTCGTGCGGTTGATCGGCTTTTGCGCAGAGAGATCTCACCAACTTCTAGTTTACGAGTACATGAGCAATGGGTCTTTGGATAGCTGGATATTCGATAGAAATAAGAATCAAGTTCTAGATTGGCTGACCCGAAAGAAGATTATACTTGATATAGCAAAAGGATTGGCTTATCTTCACGAAGAATGCCGGCAACGAATCGTTCATTTGGATATCAAGCCTCAGAACATTCTCTTGGATGACAATTTCAATGCCAAAGTTTCAGATTTTGGGTTGTCGAAGCTGATGGATAGAGACCAGAGCCAAGTACAGACGACAATGAGAGGAACTCCAGGATATCTTGCTCCGGAATGGCAACAGCTTAGAGTTACCTTGAAAGTAGACATCTATAGTTTCGGGATTGTTGTTCTTGAAATTGTTTGTGGAAGGAAGAACTTGGATCGCTTTCGTTCAGAACAAAGCAAGCATCTGCTGAGGTTGTTGCAGGAGAAGGCCGAGGAGAACTGTCTGATTGACATCATCGGTGGGTCAAGTGCAGATATGCAATTGCATAGAGAAGAAGCCGTGAAGATGATTAGGCTCGCAGCGTGGTGCTTGCAGGATGATCATACAAGAAGGCCTCTGATGTCTATGGTGGTGAAGGTATTAGAGGGAGCAATGGAAGTAGAGCCAGAGATCAGTTATAGATTTTGTAATGCCATGGTAAATAATCCTACCACTAGGGCGGATTCCCTCATCTCCTCTAATCCACAGCAGGCATCTGTGCTCTCAGCACCTAGATGA